Proteins encoded together in one Oceanobacillus iheyensis HTE831 window:
- a CDS encoding DivIVA domain-containing protein, translating into MALSPLDIHNKEFAKGFRGYDEDDVNEFLDQIIKDYELVIREKKEAEEEVRQLRERLGHFTNIEETLNKSILVAQETAEEVKGNASKESKLIIKEAEKNADRIVNEALSKARKISLDVEELKKQAKVFRTRMRMLVQAQLEMLGTDDWEELFDTEIDEELELLEQQS; encoded by the coding sequence GTGGCATTATCACCATTGGACATTCATAATAAAGAGTTTGCAAAAGGATTTCGCGGATATGATGAAGACGATGTAAATGAATTTTTAGATCAAATTATCAAAGATTATGAGTTAGTTATTCGTGAAAAGAAAGAGGCAGAAGAAGAAGTTAGACAATTACGTGAGCGTTTAGGCCATTTTACTAATATTGAAGAAACATTAAATAAATCTATTCTCGTAGCACAAGAAACAGCAGAAGAAGTAAAAGGAAATGCTTCAAAAGAATCGAAACTAATTATTAAAGAAGCAGAAAAAAATGCTGATCGTATTGTGAATGAGGCACTTAGCAAGGCGCGTAAAATTTCTTTAGATGTGGAAGAGCTGAAAAAGCAAGCGAAAGTATTCCGTACACGTATGCGTATGTTAGTACAAGCACAATTAGAAATGTTAGGTACGGATGATTGGGAAGAGTTATTTGATACTGAAATCGATGAAGAATTAGAGCTTCTAGAACAGCAGTCTTAA
- the ileS gene encoding isoleucine--tRNA ligase — translation MDYKQTLLMPKTAFPMRGNLPNKEPERQKKWEETNQYAKTLERTKGRPLFVLHDGPPYANGDIHIGHALNKVLKDFIVRYKSMTGYHAPYIPGWDTHGLPIETALTKKKKIKRKEMDIAAFRKLCEEYALGQINNQREQFKQLGVRGDWDNPYITLTKDYEASQIKVFGDMARKGYIYKGLKPVYWSPSSESALAEAEIEYQDKRSPSIYVAFEVKGGQALLSGGEKFIIWTTTPWTLPANLGISLHADLTYIVVQVGEEKYIIAEALFDDVSESLGWENPQVLQSFKGKEAEGIEAQHPFYDRTSLVMLGEHVTTDAGTGCVHTAPGHGEDDFYVSRSYGIDAFCPVDEKGVFTQEAPGFEGLFYDEANKIITEKLDASGALLKLEFITHSYPHDWRTKKPTIFRATSQWFASIKDFRVDILEEIKQVNWYPHWGETRLYNMVRDREDWCISRQRAWGVPIPVFYGEDGTPIITDETINHVSELFREHGSNIWFEKEAKELLPEGFTSEHSPNGNFAKETDIMDVWFDSGSSHEGVLLNRQNHQRPANVYLEGSDQYRGWFNSSLSTSVAVTGKAPYKAVISHGFVLDGNGRKMSKSLGNVIVPSKVQKQLGSDILRLWVSSVDYQADVRISDDILKQTSESYRKIRNTFRFLLANLADFNPNTDRVKEENMEEVDRYMVHRLQNVLAEAHKNYNQYEFAPVFQQIHHFCSVDLSSFYLDFAKDILYIEAKDHPRRRSIQTGYYEVLTSLVKLIAPIIPHTAEEVWEYIPEPEAESVHLTDIPEARDVAINEQTVDKWNHFMKIRDDVLKALEEARSEKVIGKSLEAKISIAAKDEGTKKVLDEMEHLHQYFIVSEAVIVDTLTDAKEGNVVNVQVEVHPGETCDRCWVSSETVGENKNHPSLCSRCADVVTKHYAD, via the coding sequence ATGGATTACAAACAAACATTATTAATGCCAAAAACTGCATTTCCGATGCGTGGAAATCTACCGAACAAAGAACCAGAACGACAAAAAAAGTGGGAAGAAACGAATCAGTACGCAAAGACATTAGAACGTACAAAAGGTAGACCGTTATTTGTTTTACATGACGGACCCCCTTATGCTAATGGAGATATCCATATAGGCCATGCATTAAATAAGGTGTTAAAAGACTTTATTGTCCGCTATAAGTCCATGACAGGTTATCATGCGCCATATATTCCAGGATGGGATACACATGGATTGCCAATTGAGACAGCTTTAACGAAGAAGAAAAAAATAAAACGTAAAGAAATGGATATAGCTGCTTTTCGTAAGTTATGTGAAGAATATGCACTAGGGCAAATTAATAATCAACGTGAACAGTTCAAACAATTAGGAGTTCGCGGTGATTGGGACAACCCGTATATTACACTCACGAAAGATTATGAGGCATCACAAATTAAGGTCTTTGGAGATATGGCAAGAAAAGGATATATCTACAAAGGATTAAAGCCAGTTTATTGGTCTCCTTCATCTGAGTCTGCATTGGCAGAAGCGGAGATTGAATATCAAGATAAGCGGTCACCATCGATTTATGTAGCTTTTGAAGTAAAAGGTGGACAAGCATTATTATCGGGTGGAGAGAAATTTATTATTTGGACTACGACACCGTGGACATTGCCTGCAAATCTAGGAATTAGTCTACATGCTGATTTGACATATATTGTTGTCCAGGTAGGAGAGGAAAAGTATATAATTGCTGAGGCTCTGTTCGATGATGTAAGTGAATCACTTGGTTGGGAGAATCCTCAGGTGTTACAAAGCTTTAAAGGTAAAGAAGCAGAGGGTATAGAAGCACAACATCCATTTTACGATCGTACTTCACTAGTAATGTTAGGAGAACATGTTACAACCGATGCTGGTACAGGCTGTGTTCATACTGCACCTGGGCATGGGGAAGATGACTTTTATGTCTCCCGTAGTTATGGAATAGATGCTTTCTGTCCAGTAGATGAGAAAGGTGTGTTTACTCAGGAGGCCCCTGGATTTGAAGGCTTGTTTTATGATGAAGCTAATAAAATAATCACGGAGAAATTGGATGCAAGTGGTGCTTTGCTCAAGTTAGAATTTATTACGCACTCCTATCCACATGATTGGCGAACGAAGAAACCAACTATTTTCCGAGCAACATCGCAGTGGTTTGCCTCGATTAAAGATTTCCGTGTAGATATTCTAGAGGAAATTAAACAAGTAAATTGGTATCCTCATTGGGGCGAAACAAGATTATATAATATGGTACGAGATAGAGAAGATTGGTGTATCTCTAGACAACGTGCCTGGGGTGTTCCAATTCCAGTATTTTATGGAGAAGATGGCACACCAATTATTACTGATGAAACGATTAATCACGTCTCAGAATTATTCCGTGAACATGGATCAAATATTTGGTTTGAAAAAGAAGCGAAAGAATTATTACCAGAAGGATTTACTTCTGAGCATAGTCCCAATGGGAATTTTGCGAAAGAAACAGATATTATGGATGTTTGGTTCGATTCTGGATCTTCACATGAAGGTGTGTTACTTAACAGACAAAACCATCAACGTCCGGCTAATGTATATCTCGAAGGTAGTGACCAGTATCGTGGTTGGTTTAACTCTTCTTTATCTACTTCGGTTGCAGTAACTGGAAAAGCTCCCTATAAAGCAGTAATCAGCCATGGTTTTGTTTTAGATGGGAATGGTAGAAAGATGAGTAAGTCGTTAGGAAATGTCATCGTACCATCAAAAGTACAAAAGCAATTAGGTTCTGATATTCTACGACTATGGGTATCTAGTGTTGATTATCAAGCAGATGTTCGTATTTCTGATGATATTTTGAAGCAAACATCGGAAAGCTATCGTAAAATCAGAAATACGTTTCGATTTTTATTAGCAAATCTTGCAGACTTTAATCCCAATACGGATCGTGTAAAAGAAGAGAACATGGAAGAAGTAGACCGTTATATGGTCCACCGTTTGCAGAATGTATTAGCGGAAGCACACAAAAACTATAATCAGTATGAATTTGCTCCTGTCTTCCAACAAATTCATCATTTTTGCTCCGTTGATTTAAGTTCATTTTATCTGGATTTTGCGAAGGATATTCTTTACATTGAAGCAAAAGATCATCCTCGTAGACGTAGTATTCAAACGGGGTATTATGAAGTGTTAACTAGTTTAGTGAAACTTATTGCACCAATTATCCCGCATACGGCGGAAGAAGTTTGGGAGTACATTCCAGAACCGGAGGCGGAAAGTGTTCATTTAACGGATATTCCAGAAGCACGTGACGTTGCCATTAATGAACAAACGGTTGATAAATGGAACCACTTCATGAAAATCCGAGATGATGTATTAAAAGCTTTAGAAGAAGCTAGAAGTGAGAAAGTTATTGGGAAATCATTAGAAGCAAAAATATCTATTGCAGCTAAAGATGAAGGCACTAAAAAAGTATTAGATGAAATGGAGCACTTACATCAATATTTTATTGTCTCAGAAGCAGTAATTGTTGATACGTTAACCGATGCAAAAGAAGGTAACGTTGTAAATGTACAAGTTGAGGTACACCCTGGAGAAACATGTGACCGCTGTTGGGTATCTTCAGAAACAGTAGGTGAAAATAAAAATCATCCTTCTTTATGTAGTCGATGTGCGGATGTAGTTACTAAGCATTATGCAGATTGA
- the lspA gene encoding signal peptidase II: MIMYYLIAIALVIIDQLTKWLVVSRMELGESISVIDNFFYITSHRNTGAAWGILEGQMLLFYIITTIVIIGIIYFLHTHAKGDKLLSVALVVILGGAIGNFIDRIFRQEVVDFANFYIFDYNFPIFNVADSSLTIGVILFLIATILEEKRQKGKSKS; the protein is encoded by the coding sequence ATGATTATGTATTATTTAATAGCTATTGCGCTTGTCATTATTGACCAACTAACGAAATGGTTGGTAGTTTCACGTATGGAGTTAGGGGAATCTATATCTGTTATTGATAACTTTTTCTATATAACTTCACACCGAAACACAGGAGCAGCTTGGGGAATATTAGAAGGACAAATGCTCTTATTTTATATAATCACTACTATAGTCATAATCGGTATTATTTATTTTTTACATACACATGCGAAAGGTGACAAATTACTATCCGTTGCACTTGTGGTAATTTTAGGAGGAGCAATAGGTAATTTTATTGATCGTATATTTAGACAAGAAGTAGTTGATTTTGCAAACTTTTACATCTTTGATTATAACTTTCCGATTTTTAATGTTGCTGACTCATCATTAACCATCGGTGTAATTCTATTTCTCATAGCTACGATTCTGGAAGAAAAGCGTCAGAAAGGAAAATCAAAATCATGA